One Cicer arietinum cultivar CDC Frontier isolate Library 1 chromosome 8, Cicar.CDCFrontier_v2.0, whole genome shotgun sequence DNA segment encodes these proteins:
- the LOC101512796 gene encoding large ribosomal subunit protein eL33w: MVKGRQGERVRLYVRGTVLGYKRSKSNQYPNTSLVQIEGVNTKEEVSWYAGKRMAYIYKAKVKKDGSHYRCIWGKVTRPHGNSGIVRAKFKSNLPPKSMGARVRVFMYPSNI; this comes from the exons ATGGTTAAAGGACGACAAGGTGAACGTGTTAG GCTTTACGTCAGGGGTACAGTTCTTGGATACAAGag GTCCAAGTCAAATCAATACCCAAACACCTCTCTTGTCCAGATTGAGGGAGTAAACACTAAAGAAGAGGTTTCTTGGTATGCTGGGAAGCGCATGGCATACATTTACAAGGCTAAAGTAAAGAAGGATGGTAGCCATTATCGTTGCATTTGGGGTAAGGTTACAAGGCCTCATGGTAACAGCGGTATAGTCCGTGCAAAGTTCAAGTCAAATTTGCCACCAAAATCAATG GGAGCTAGGGTTAGAGTATTCATGTATCCAAGCAATATATAA